A DNA window from Falco peregrinus isolate bFalPer1 chromosome 8, bFalPer1.pri, whole genome shotgun sequence contains the following coding sequences:
- the DUSP1 gene encoding dual specificity protein phosphatase 1, which yields MVNLRVCALECEALRGLLTERAAQCLVLDCRSFFSFNAAHIRGSCNVRLSTIVRRRAKGALALEHVVPNEELRARLRQGLVHTVVLLDERSADLELPKRDSTLLLALGTLCREARGARICFLKGGYEAFSSACSELCTKPAAPTGLSLPLSASSAPGSADSGCSSCGTPLYDQGGPVEILPFLYLGSAYHASRKDMLDALGITALINVSANCPNHFEGHYQYKSIPVEDNHKADISSWFNEAIDFIDSVKNDGGRVFVHCQAGISRSATICLAYLMRTNRVKLDEAFEFVKQRRSIISPNFSFMGQLLQFESQVLAPNCSAEAGSPAMSVLDRGASTTTVFNFPVSIPVHTSSSALSYLQSPITTSPSC from the exons ATGGTGAACCTGCGGGTGTGCGCGCTGGAGTGCGAGGCGCTGCGGGGGCTGCTGACGGAGCGCGCCGCGCAGTGCCTCGTCCTCGACTGCcgctccttcttctccttcaaCGCCGCGCACATCCGCGGCTCCTGCAACGTCCGCCTCAGCACCATCGTCCGCCGCCGCGCCAAGGGCGCCCTGGCCCTGGAGCACGTCGTCCCCAACGAGGAGCTGCGCGCCCGCCTGCGCCAGGGGCTGGTCCACACCGTGGTGCTGCTGGACGAGCGCAGCGCCGACCTGGAGCTGCCCAAGCGCGACAGcacgctgctgctggccctcgGCACCCTCTGCAGGGAGGCCCGCGGCGCTCGCATCTGCTTCCTCAAGG GAGGTTACGAAGCCTTCTCGTCCGCCTGCTCCGAGCTCTGCACCAAGCCGGCCGCCCCCACCGGCCTCAGCCTGCCCCTCAGCGCCAGCAGCGCGCCCGGCAGCGCCGACTCGGGGTGCAGCTCCTGCGGGACCCCCCTCTACGACCAG GGTGGGCCGGTGGAAATCCTGCCCTTCCTCTACCTGGGCAGCGCCTACCACGCCTCCCGAAAGGACATGCTGGATGCTCTGGGGATCACAGCGCTCATCAACGTCTCGGCCAACTGCCCCAACCACTTCGAAGGGCACTACCAGTATAAAAGCATCCCCGTGGAGGACAACCACAAGGCAGATATCAGCTCCTGGTTTAACGAGGCGATTGATTTCATAG acTCTGTTAAAAATGATGGAGGAAGGGTATTTGTGCACTGCCAGGCTGGCATTTCCCGGTCAGCAACCATCTGCCTCGCTTATCTCATGAGGACCAATAGAGTCAAACTGGATGAAGCCTTTGAGTTTGTGAAGCAGAGAAGAAGCATCATCTCTCCAAACTTCAGCTTCATGGGGCAGTTGCTTCAGTTTGAGTCACAGGTCCTTGCCCCCAACTGCTCAGCAGAAGCTGGTAGCCCTGCTATGTCAGTATTGGACAGAGGAGCATCGACCACCACGGTCTTCAATTTTCCAGTCTCCATCCCTGTTCACACCTCATCCAGTGCTTTAAGCTATCTTCAGAGCCCCATCACCACTTCCCCAAGCTGCTGA